TGGCCTTGACGCCAAAGCTATTGGGGTGGAACCAGACATACTTGAAACCATGCTCTTTGACTGCCTTCTCCAGATCCTTGAGGCTTTCCTCAATGCGGAAGGGATTGTAGCCGGCGCCACCGACTATCCTCCCCCTGCCCTTATCCACCAACTCAGCGATTCGCTCCATGGTGAAACCAGTCACTAGCTTGCTCTCACGCCTTGACCAGATAAATTGCTGGTCGACGAAGGCTTTCTCTACCCCTATTTCATCCATTTCCTTGATCATCTCGGCAACCGAGGGCTTGTATGAAGAGGCAACCACCTTCCACCCGTCCTTCTCGGGCACACCCAGTTTCTTCAGTACCCCACCGAAAGTGCCCTTGACGCAGGCCTGGGATTCATAGAAACCCCACACATACCTCCACTCTTCCTCGGTAACGATACCGGCATACCCCGCACGGCACATCGTGTCAATAGCCTGTACATCTTTCAGTTCCATTGAATTTAGACCCCTTTCTTCGA
This DNA window, taken from Chloroflexota bacterium, encodes the following:
- a CDS encoding amidohydrolase family protein, translated to MELKDVQAIDTMCRAGYAGIVTEEEWRYVWGFYESQACVKGTFGGVLKKLGVPEKDGWKVVASSYKPSVAEMIKEMDEIGVEKAFVDQQFIWSRRESKLVTGFTMERIAELVDKGRGRIVGGAGYNPFRIEESLKDLEKAVKEHGFKYVWFHPNSFGVKASDAKCYPLYAKCVELGIPVTFQTGQSAEPLPSEIGRPMYADEVAMDFPNLIMVLTHTGWPWIDEWISMIWRHPNVYGNIGAYFPSGLHKPTIEFMDGPIGRAKVVWATNGFGLTRCKKEFVELPLKDDNKKKILRDNAVNIFKL